A single genomic interval of Helianthus annuus cultivar XRQ/B chromosome 6, HanXRQr2.0-SUNRISE, whole genome shotgun sequence harbors:
- the LOC110944974 gene encoding CCAAT/enhancer-binding protein alpha-like, whose product MPKIVLKKKPSKETRKPPTPPHEPTPPQSPIQSPPRQSTPPQQPSPPKQPTPPRQTSPIHHSPLHLSPPPQQMLLTSQEIFQTPLPTQIQPGSSGKGLYTPHDSLEDIGDFGFANDEQVKKLEKKMDEVLDENNKLAAENKKVADRERILEMRVKRLEGDNKELLKKIDSDQSEIDILKVRVAELEEEKTRRD is encoded by the coding sequence ATGCCAAAGATTGTCTTAAAGAAGAAGCCTTCCAAAGAAACCAGGAAACCACCAACTCCGCCACATGAACCAACACCACCTCAATCACCAATCCAATCACCTCCAAGACAATctacaccaccacaacaaccttcACCACCGAAACAACCAACACCACCTAGACAAACATCACCTATACATCATTCACCACTACATCTTTCACCGCCACCACAACAAATGCTTCTTACATCGCAAGAAATCTTTCAAACACCTCTACCCACTCAAATTCAACCTGGTTCTTCTGGCAAAGGTCTTTACACTCCTCATGATAGTCTTGAAGACATTGGAGATTTCGGTTTTGCTAACGATGAACAAGTGAAGAAGTTGGAGAAAAAGATGGATGAAGTGTTAGATGAAAACAATAAATTAGCTGCTGAAAACAAGAAAGTCGCAGATCGTGAGAGAATTCTTGAAATGCGTGTGAAGAGGTTGGAAGGTGATAACAAAGAGTTGTTGAAAAAGATTGATTCTGATCAATCAGAGATTGATATTTTGAAGGTGAGAGTTgctgaacttgaagaagaaaagactcGAAGAGATTAA
- the LOC110944973 gene encoding prothymosin alpha-B-like encodes MLNKVVESMLGTSVEQKFEELQVEELRAQRQAEIDEQMKNKGKGAEGSSAVTERSIVPSMVVENPEPISAISGLFEEDIPLDELIGDSDDEDDEEEDDEEDDEDEKVYSASSHGSGNDDDDAQGGMGVKVSEASTKKTVDDLMNDSVNEESGGADGKGESSDA; translated from the coding sequence ATGTTGAATAAAGTCGTTGAAAGTATGCTCGGAACGTCTGTAGAGCAAAAGTTTGAAGAGTTGCAAGTTGAGGAACTCAGGGCACAACGTCAAGCAGAgattgatgaacaaatgaaaaATAAAGGTAAAGGCGCTGAAGGAAGTTCTGCAGTGACAGAGAGATCGATTGTTCCTTCTATGGTTGTTGAAAATCCTGAGCCTATCTCTGCTATATCTGGTCTTTTTGAAGAAGATATACCACTTGACGAGCTAATTGGTGATAGTGATGAcgaagatgatgaagaggaggatgacgaggaagatgatgaagatgagaaagTCTATTCAGCGAGCAGTCATGGTTCTGGtaacgatgatgatgatgctcaggGTGGTATGGGTGTGAAAGTATCTGAAGCTTCCACTAAGAAAACagttgatgatttgatgaacgATTCAGTGAATGAAGAATCAGGGGGAGCTGATGGAAAGGGGGAGTCGAGTGATGCATAA